Below is a window of Synergistota bacterium DNA.
CCACGAGTAGAAATCTTTCTTCATGAAGTGAATATATTATCAGGTCATCGACTATCCCTCCATTCTCGTTGAGAAGAAAGGAGTAGGAAGCTCGGCATGGAGTGAGCTTATTTGCGTGAACGGGAGTGATTTTGAGAATGGCATCTTTCGCTCTTTTTCCAGTTATCTCTATCTCACCCATATGACTTATGTCGAAGACTCCGACCCCATTTCTAACCTCTAAGTGTTCAGATATTATGCCCTCGTATTGAACGGGCATTTCCCAACCACTGAACTCTATCATCTTTCCCCCGAGATTAAGATGTCTCTCATAAAGGGGGGTTCTTTTCATCTTTCATCATCTCCTTAAGGAGATTTAGTATAGGTAAAGCAGGCTTAATATCTATTATTGGCGAACCATTGAGGGCATCCAAACCGATAACATCGAGTTCTTTCTCTCGCGTTTCGATTACTCTGACCACCGATACGCCTATGGGATTAGGTCTATAAGGGCTACATGTTAAAAAAACACCTCTTTCGGGATTTCTCGGATCTCCCTTAGGATGGACCTTGAGACGATATCCTTTAGCTTTGTGAAAGACAAAGAGGATCAAAAGCACGTCCCCCTTTTTTAATCCGCTCAATCCCTTGAGAAATTGAGGAAATATAAATATGGTAGAGGGATGCCTCGCTATCTCTTCAGGCAGGGTGGGGGAATCAAAAGCGTTTTTAACCATGCCTATGGGTTTTAGCTCAAGCGATTTCGACTCTATTTCTCCCACCTTCCTTTGCCCTGTAGAGGGCTTTGTCAGCTCTTTTTAGAAGCTCCTCCGGCGTAGCTCCATCTTCTGGGAAAGTGGCAACGCCAAAGCTACAGGTTATATTTATTCTGAGAGGTGGTTCTTCCTTTCTGTATGTAAAGGGGAAGCTCTCTATTTCTTTTCTTAAGCGCTCTGCCACTTTTATAGCATTCTTCTTACTGGCACCTGGAAGTATTATGACGAATTCCTCTCCACCATATCTGTAGATGGTATCTTCGGATC
It encodes the following:
- the tsaA gene encoding tRNA (N6-threonylcarbamoyladenosine(37)-N6)-methyltransferase TrmO — its product is MGEIESKSLELKPIGMVKNAFDSPTLPEEIARHPSTIFIFPQFLKGLSGLKKGDVLLILFVFHKAKGYRLKVHPKGDPRNPERGVFLTCSPYRPNPIGVSVVRVIETREKELDVIGLDALNGSPIIDIKPALPILNLLKEMMKDEKNPPL